The following are from one region of the Streptomyces rubrogriseus genome:
- a CDS encoding DUF1876 domain-containing protein, with protein sequence MMHTTVGWHVELEFTEDDQHTRAVAMVRLPDGTEVRAHGHASRHRIDSQQPRVGEEVAGARALNELAMQLLTKAHDEIDAASGRTSHPIHV encoded by the coding sequence ATGATGCACACCACAGTGGGATGGCATGTCGAGCTGGAGTTCACGGAGGACGACCAGCACACGCGGGCGGTCGCGATGGTGCGGCTCCCCGACGGCACCGAGGTCCGCGCGCACGGCCACGCCAGCCGGCACCGGATCGACTCCCAGCAGCCACGGGTCGGTGAGGAGGTCGCGGGCGCCCGGGCGTTGAACGAGCTGGCGATGCAACTGCTCACCAAGGCCCACGACGAGATCGACGCGGCGTCCGGGCGGACCTCGCACCCCATCCACGTCTGA